One Cololabis saira isolate AMF1-May2022 chromosome 12, fColSai1.1, whole genome shotgun sequence DNA window includes the following coding sequences:
- the wu:fa11c10 gene encoding protein FAM110A, producing the protein MPVETLRPSDGRLAALPFASAMPFRILNKGPAYFRRPAEGGAGARKPSAVERLEADKAKYVKSQQVALTRQAPIQPPIIRKPLLPPGAGLAALAGHHAPVPARRVREPERRPALNLDVLNHLIGDVCGSGAGAASPSSSSPSSSSPSSGGQSGGSTGGVSPAPGGRRVELVRRLPPVPARAPRLIARAGTGGGPGPPNTVTVRRVDVRPPQRTPLQPRPLRPRQTPQGQVAPPPPQTPPPAFPLTPGPAPPPPRAAPPASPAFTRLSGASSRGSSRRPGAALHRSQSDLSDRLSRATADLERFFNYCGLDPGQVAALGGVERFAPRASSDIVSVSKLRSASSPSSSGGNEERRTEDEDEEDGPVRPGDRVPYGISVIERNARVIKWLYGIRQARDPGSAVSNV; encoded by the coding sequence ATGCCCGTGGAGACGCTGCGTCCGTCGGACGGCCGCCTGGCGGCGCTGCCCTTCGCCTCCGCCATGCCGTTCCGGATTCTCAACAAAGGCCCCGCCTACTTCCGCCGGCCCGCCGAGGGCGGCGCCGGCGCCCGCAAGCCCAGCGCCGTGGAGCGGCTGGAGGCCGACAAGGCCAAGTACGTGAAGAGCCAGCAGGTGGCGCTGACCCGCCAGGCGCCCATCCAGCCGCCCATCATCCGCAAGCCCCTCCTCCCGCCGGGGGCGGGGCTGGCGGCGCTGGCGGGCCACCACGCCCCCGTCCCGGCGCGCCGGGTCCGGGAGCCGGAGCGGCGGCCGGCGCTGAACCTGGACGTGCTGAACCACCTGATCGGCGACGTGTGCGGCAGCGGGGCGGGGGCGGCGTCGCCCTCGTCGTCCTCGCCGTCCTCGTCCTCGCCGTCGTCGGGGGGGCAGAGCGGCGGCAGCACGGGCggcgttagccccgcccccggAGGGAGGAGGGTGGAGCTGGTGCGGCGCCTGCCCCCCGTCCCGGCGCGGGCGCCGCGGCTCATCGCCCGAGCCGGTACGGGGGGCGGGCCCGGGCCCCCCAACACGGTGACGGTGCGGCGGGTGGACGTGCGGCCGCCCCAGAGGACGCCCCTGCAGCCGCGCCCCCTCCGGCCCCGGCAGACGCCCCAGGGCCaggtggccccgccccctccccagACTCCGCCCCCGGCGTTCCCGCTAACCCCCGGCCCCGCGCCGCCCCCGCCCCGCGCCGCGCCGCCGGCCTCGCCCGCCTTCACCCGCCTCTCCGGCGCCAGCTCGCGGGGCTCGAGCCGCCGGCCCGGCGCCGCGCTGCACCGGTCCCAGTCGGACCTGAGCGACCGGCTCAGCCGGGCCACCGCCGACCTGGAGCGCTTCTTCAACTACTGCGGCCTGGACCCGGGCCAGGTGGCGGCGCTGGGCGGCGTGGAGCGCTTCGCCCCGCGCGCCAGCTCCGACATCGTGTCCGTGTCAAAGCTCCGCAGCGCGTCCTCGCCCTCGTCCTCGGGCGGGAACGAGGAGAGACGGAcggaggacgaggacgaggaggacggCCCGGTCCGGCCCGGGGACCGGGTCCCCTACGGGATCTCCGTCATCGAGAGGAACGCCCGCGTCATCAAGTGGCTGTACGGCATCCGGCAGGCCAGGGACCCGGGCAGCGCCGTGTCCAACGTCTGA